Below is a window of Streptomyces spongiicola DNA.
GGAGCGGTTGGGCGGTGGTGCAGGGGGACGCGGGCGGAGCCGGGGCCGGTGCCGCGGCCGACTCCGCCCGGGGAAAAGACGCCGGGGTCTCCGAGGTCGCCTGCGCGGGTTCCCCGCCCGTATCGGAGGACTGATCCGACATTCGTGTCAGCAGATTTGCCGCGACGGTGCGAGCGCCCTCCCGGCCGACTGTCCTGCGGGCAACCCTGACCTCGCGTTCCGGCAGGCCCATCATGCCGGCGACGGTCCCGTCGTCGCCGACGACCACCGCGAATGCGGCCAGCATCCTCGTACGATCGGCCTGGGCCTCGTCGAGTGCGCTCTGTGCGAGCCGCACCCGGTCGTCACTGGTGCAGAAGGCATTCGCAAGGACTGTGTTTCTTTCCCACAACTCACGCGGTTCCACATACGCACAAACGCTTGGCCCGGGTCCGGGACTCGCGGTTGACGAAGAATTCACACGATGAGCTCCAATGGCTCAAGTTTTCACGATTCACGGTCGTAGCCGCGAGGACGGGGATTCCCGGGCGTGTCCCGGCGCGGCCCCGGCAGGTGCGCGGCGGCGCCGTACACGGCCGGGTGGTGCCCGGTGTTGCCGGTGTTCCCGGCGGGCACCCGGGCTCCGGCCTCGGGCGGTGCCGGCAGGGGGTCGCGCTCGAGCCGGAGCATGCGGAGCGTCCGCCGGGTGTCCTCCTCGAACGCGTGGAGCGAGGTGAGCCGGTCCCACTGCGGATCGCGGGCGCCCGGCAGCATCGCGCCGCGCGCCCGCCACTCGGACACCAGTTGCCCGTACAGCGGTGTCGGGGAGGACCCGCCCGGAGCGTGACGGCGCGGCAGGGACCGCTCGGGGCCGGGACGGCGCGCCCACGCCAGGACCCCGGCGTGGGGGACCGGGGCGGCTGCCGGACCCGGGGGCCGGGGCCGGGGTGCCGGTGCGGCATCGGAAGAATTCATCGACGGCAAAACGACGTTCCGCGCCGATGGACACGTCTCCCGGCGGCGACCGCGCCGGCGGCGGTGACGGTAAATACGGAAAGCAGATCTCCGCCGCAGCCGAACGGGGCCGGTCGCAGTCACCTGTAGGGATCGTAGCCCGGGTGTATTTCCCGCTACTTTTGCGGTAGTTGTAGAGCGGCATTCGGGCGGCACACCGCGAAGGGGTACAGAGGCATGGGCGTCGCAGAGTCGGTCGCGGTGCATTCGGACAGCCGCGACCACGGCCCGTGCGGCGGTCCCGGGCGGTGGAACGACCCGCCGGCCATCTCGTACTGCCGGACCATCGACCGCACCCTGGTCATCGCGCTCAGAGGAGCGGTCGACCGGGAGAACCTCTATCCCCTGCGGTTGATGCTGACCGTCGCCGTGAAGTCGGGATACTCGCGACTCGTGGTCGACTGCGACGAAATCACCGAATGCGACCACGAGTTGCTCGAACTCTTCCTCTCCTGGAAACGCCATGACCGGAACATCGTTCTCGTCCATCCCTCCGGTGCGGTGCGCGATCTGATCGCCGCCGAGATCTCCCGGCGGCTCTTCCTCTGCGCCCTGTCGGTCCGGCACGCACTGGATCTGATGGGGAATTGACGGTGCCCGAACCGGTCTCCGTGTGGCAGGCGCGGGTGCGGCTACCGATTCGCCCTATGGTGAGGTCATGCGTGGGATTCTCCTGGCCGGCGGCACCGGCTCGCGGCTCTGGCCGCTGACCCTTTCGGTTTCCAAGCAGCTCCTGCCGGTGTTCGACAAGCCGATGATCTACTATCCGCTTTCCACTCTGGTCATGGCCGGGGTCAGCGAGATCCTCGTCATCACGGCCCCCGGGGATCGGGAGCAGTTCCGCCGGCTGCTCGGCGACGGGAGCCCACTGGGCCTCCGGATCGACTACGCCACCCAGGACGCGCCGGAAGGCATCGCCCAGGCCTTCCTGCTGGGCGCCGAATTCATCGAGGGCGAACCGGTGGCCCTGATCCTGGGCGACAACATCTTCCACGGCAGTGGTCTCGGCACCCGGCTCGCGCACGGCGGGGCGCCGAGGGGCGGCCGGGTGTTCGCCTACCAGGTCGCCAACCCCTCGGCCTACGGCGTGGTGGAGTTCGACGAACACGGCCGGGCGCTGTCGATCGAGGAGAAGCCGGCCAGGCCCAGGTCGCGGTACGCCGTGCCCGGCCTGTACTTCTACGACAACCGGGTCGTCGACATCGCGCGCGGTCTGCGCCCCAGCTCCCGTGGCGAGCTGGAGATCACCGACGTCAACCGGGAGTACCTCGAAGCCGGTGAACTGCGCGTCACCGAACTCGACCGGGGCACGGCATGGCTGGACACCGGCACCTTCGCCTCCATGGTCCAGGCATCCGAGTTCGTACGGGTGATCGAGGAGCGCCAGGGTCTCAAGGTCGGCTGCGTCGAGGAGGCGGTCTGGCGGGCCGGCCTGATCGACGACGACCAGCTCCGCGCCCTGGCGCGGCCACTGCTCAGGAGTGGCTACGGCCGGTATCTGCTGGAACTGCTCGACGGCACCCGGTGCTCCGTCGTCAACCAGCCCGGCGGCGGGCCGCGCGGGCGGGAGCCGCTGCTGCCGGAGCCCGCCGCCGTGTGACCGCGCACGGGGAGCCGTCCCCTGCGCGCCGTGTCCGAAAGGAAGGCAGGACATGAGACCGCTGGGCATCGAAGGGGCCTGGGTGGACACCCCCCGGGTGTTCGAGGACCGTAGGGGCCGCTTCCACGAGTGGTTCAGGGAGGACCGGTTCCGTGCGGTGACCGGCCACACGATGCCGCTCGGACAGGCGAACTGCTCCCGCTCGGTGCGCGGCACCCTCCGGGGCGTCCACTACGCGGCGGTCCCGCCGGGGCAGGCGAAGTACGTCACCTGTGTCAGCGGCGCCGTGCTCGACGTGGTGGTCGACCTCCGCACCGGTTCGCCGACGTTCGGCACCTGGGAAGCCGTTCGGCTCGATGACCGCGAGCACCGTGCCGTCTACCTCTCGGAGGGGCTGGGCCACGCGTTCATGGCGCTGGACGAGGACTCCACCGTGGTTTACCTCTGTTCCGAACCGTACGCGCCGGAGCGGGAGTTCGGGATCCATCCACTCGACCCCGAGCTGGCCGTCGACTGGCCCCGGGGCCTCACCCCGCGACTGTCGGACAAGGACGCGGCCGCTCCCACGCTGGCGGAGGCCGAACGGCTGGGGCTGCTGCCCTGCCACGGGGCGTGCGCCGAGTACCGCCGGCGCCTGCGGGAGGCGGAGCCCGGCAGCCGCGGGGCGGCGCCCGCGGGCGCGCCGGCCCGCTGAGTCCTTCGCCGGAGAACTGTGTGCGCGGACCCGCGGACCCGTGGACCCGCGGCCTGGCGGATCCGGCTTCGCCGCTGCTCGGGTGATCTTCGGGAGCGTCGCGAACTGCTTCGTGATCATAGGATCCCGGCGTGTGAAGGATGGTCCGTGGCGACGGGCGAAGTGACTCGTACGCGAATCGACCCGCCCCTCGAGTCCGTGCGCTTGCCGTTCGTTCACTCCCAACACTCCGTGAGGAAGGTTCTCTGGTGAGCCGTAAAACCATCCGAAGCTCCCGCATGAAGACCGTCACGATGGTCTCCGCGGGCACCCTGGCCGTGGTGCTCAACTTCGTCCCCAGCACCGCGGCCGTGGCCGACGCGATCGAGCGGTCGGGTACCGAGCACAGCCTGGGCCTGCCGGGGCCGAACGGTACCGTCACGGCCGAGGCCGACCGTGACCGGGGTCCGAGGGGCAAGCAGGGCAAGCGCGGTCCGCAGGGTCCCCAGGGCCCGCAGGGTGAGCAGGGGGACACGGGCCCGCAGGGTCCCCAGGGTGAGCAGGGCGAGCAGGGGGACACGGGCCCGCAGGGTCCCCAGGGCGAGCAGGGCGACCAGGGGGACACGGGCCCGCAGGGTCCCCAGGGCGAGCAGGGCGACCAGGGCGAGACCGGCCCGCAGGGTCCCCAGGGCGACCAGGGCGACCAGGGCGAGACCGGCCCGCAGGGCCCCCAGGGCGATTCCGGGATCTTCGGAGCCTACGTCAGGGTCGGCGAGCCGGCCCCGATCTCGGTGGTGGAGTGCGACCCCGGGGACATCGCCACGGGAGGCGGTTTCGAGGTTCCCGAGGGAGTGCCCGACGTCGTGGACGCGCAGTCGAGCGTTCCGATCGGCGACCCGCCCTTCGGCTGGCAGGTAGTGGCACAGGACCCCGTGGGGGGCAACGTCATCACCGCCTACGTGGTGTGCGCCGACACCACGCCGTGAGGGATCCGCAAAGTCCGGTCGGGCGGTGCCCCGGAGCCTCGGCTCCGGGGCACCGCCCCGCCGATCCCGCACACCGTCCCTAGGAAGCGTCTTCCAGCCAGGCCGGGAGCCCCGGCCGCGGAGAGCGGCGGAGAACCATGCGCACCCTCGTCACCGGCGGCGCCGGCTTCATCGGTTCGGAGTACGTCCGGCGGCTGCTGGACGCCGACCCGACGGCGCGCATCACGGTCCTCGACAGCCTCGCGTACTCCGGAGTCGAGGCGAACCTGGCACAGGTGGCCCGGCACCCCGGGTACCGGTTCGTCCGCGGCGACATCTGCGACCCCGACACCGTCGACCAGGTGACGGCGGGCCATGACGCCGTCGTGCACTTCGCGGCCGAGTCGCACGTGGACCGGTCGATCGAGGGGGCGGGCCCGTTCGTCCGCACCAACGTCGTCGGTACCCAGGTCCTGCTGGACGCGGCGCTCCGCCACCGCGTGGGACGGTTCCTGCACGTGTCGACGGACGAGGTGTACGGCTCCATCAGCGAGGGCTCGTGGACGGAGACGTCCCCGCTGGCGCCCAACTCGCCGTACTCCGCCTCCAAGAGCGCCGCCGACCTGCTCGTGCTCGCCTACCACCGCACGCACGGCCTGGACGCGGTCGTCACCCGGTGCACCAACAACTACGGGCCCCACCAGTTCCCCGAGAAGGTCGTCCCGCTCTTCATCACCCGCCTGATCGAGGGGCGTTCGATCCCCCTCTACGGGGACGGCCGCAACATCCGGGACTGGCTGCACGTCTCCGACCACTGCCGGGGCATCGAACTCGCCCTGCGCGGGGGGAAGGCCGGAGAGGTCTACCACATCGGCGGCGGGACCGAGGTCAGCAACCACAAGCTCACCGGACTACTGCTGGACGCCGTCGGCGCGGACTGGGACCGCGTCGAGTACGTGGCCGACCGCAAGGGCCACGACCTGCGCTACTCGCTCGACGACTCCAAGATCCGGGAGCAGCTCGGCTACGCGCCGCTGGTCCCCTTCGCCGAAGGGCTGGCCGCCACCGTCGCCTGGTACCGCGGCAACCGGTCCTGGTGGGAGCCGCTCAGGGCCCGGGCGGAGCTGCGGTGACCACCCGCTGGCTGGTCACCGGGGCGGGCGGGATGCTCGGCCGGGACATGCTGGCCGAACTCGCCGCCGACCCCGAAGCGAAGGCGACCGGGCTGACCCGAGGCGAGCTGGACATCGCCGACCGGGTGGCCGTGCACGCGGCCGCCGCCGGCCACCATGTGGTCGTCAACTGCGCCGCGTGGACGGACGTCGACGCGGCCGAGCACGCCGAGGAGGCCGCGACCGCGGTCAACGGCACCGGCGTGCGCCATCTGGCACGCGCCTGCGCGGGCAGCGGCTCCGTCCTGCTGCACGTCTCCACCGACTACGTCTTCTCCGGCGACGCCGGGCACCCGTACCCCGAGGGCGCGCCGACCGCCCCGGTCAACGCCTACGGCCGGAGCAAGCTGGCCGGGGAGCGCGCGGTGGCCGAGCTTCTGCCCGGTACCGGCTACACCGTGCGCACGGCCTGGCTGTACGGCGCCCACGGGCGCAACTTCGTCCGGACGATGCTCGAACTCGCCTGCCGGCGCCAGACGCTGGACGTGGTCGCGGACCAGCACGGCCAGCCGACATGGTCCCGCGCGCTCGCGCGGCAGCTGGCGGCGCTGGGCCGTGCCGCCCTCACCGGCCGGGCCCCGGCGGGCGTCTACCACGGCACGGCGGCCGGCCGAACCACCTGGTACGGGCTGGCCCACGAGACCTTCCGGCTGAGCGGTCTCGACCCGGAGCGGATCCGCCCGGTGGGTGCGGCGGCCTTCCCCCGGCCCGCGCCGCGGCCGGCGTTCGGGGTGCTGGGGCACGACGGCTGGTCCCGTGCCGGTGTCCCGTCCCAGCTGCGGTGGGACGACCAGCTGTCCACGGCACTGGGAACACCCGGGTTCGCGGAGCTGGCCGCGGCGGCCCGGGCGGTCGGCTGACCGCCGCGGTCCGGCGGCGTCGAGGGCACGGGACGCCCCGCCCCGCCTGGGCGGCGCCGCCGGGCGGGCACGGCGAGGGCTCCCGGCCTGAACCGCCGGGAGCCCCGGGAGCCCCGGGCGCTCCGCGCGTTCTCTGGTGGCCGGCCGCCACCGGTGGCCGGCCGTCGCCGCACCCCGCGCCCGGTCGGGGCGCGGGGAACGCCGTCCTCGGGCCGGGCGCTCAGACCTTCAGCGGCCCGCCGCAGCGGGCCGCGCCGTCCTTCATGGCGATGAGGTTGGCCACGACGTAGGAGATGCGGTTCTTGGAGTGCCAGTCGGTCGGGAAGTACGTGACCAGGCGGGAGTTCTGGAACCGTGCCTCGATCTCGGGGACGAAGGCGCGGTACTGGTTGTCGGTGTAGTACCAGAACGAGTTCTCGTTGTAGAACGCGACGTGGGTCGGGTCCTGGTAGGCGCCGCGGCCGTCGGAGCTGGGCGTCATGGTCAGGAGCATGCCGCCCGGCGCGAGCAGCCGGTACAGCTCGTTGATCAGCGGAACCTTGGCGGGCACGTGCTCCAGGAAGTCGACGGCGCGCATCAGGCCGACGGAGTCGTCCGGCAGGTCCAGCCGATCGGGCAGGGTCGCGACGATGTCCACGGCCTCCCCCGGGTACTGGTCCACGCCCAGGTAGCCGGGCGGCTTGCGGTGGGCGGCGCCGAGGTCCAGGGCGAGCAGTCCGCGGCGCTGCGTCCAGGCGAGGGCGTTGGCCTCGATGTACTTGTCGTACAGCGCCACCGTCTCGCGCTGGATGCGTGCGTTGATCTCGGGGTCGCGCTGGGTGTTCGTGGAGTGGATGCGCTGGAGGTACAGGCAGCGGTCGATGTGGTGGAAGTCCCCGGCCTGGAACAGACGGCACATCAGATCCTGGTCGTCCAGGACCGTGCGGGTGGCGTCGTATCCGCCGGCCTTGTCGTAGGCGTCCCTGCGGAAGGCGCGCACGTGGTTGGGCGCGTACCAGATGTAGGAGACGTTGTGCGGCGTCGGCGCCATCGACGTGGCGGCCAGCAGCCGGCGGCCGTCCACGTCCACGTCCTGGTACTGCCAGCCGTAGACCTCGTTGAACCGGGAGTCGTCGCGTCCGCCGTCCTCGGTGATCTGGGCCGTGTTGCTGTAGGCCAGCACGGCCTCGGGGTGCTCGTCGAACGCCTTCCCCAGCTCCGCCAGGCAGTCCCGCGCCAGGAGGTCGTCGTGGTCGAGTTCCACGAGGATCTCGCCGCGGGCGAGTTCGCACGCCCTGCGCTTGGCCGCGCCCACCCCCCTGACCTCGTCCGCGATCTCCACCCGCACTCGGTCGTCCGGTCGCTCCGGCCGCCACCGGGCGCCGTTGTTGAGCAGGACGATCCACTCCCAGTCGGAGCTGGACTGCCCTTGCAGGGTCGCCAGGCACTCGTCCAGGAAGCGGGGCCGGTGGCTGGGGGTGAAGACGGAGAACCTCGGTGTCGTGTTCGGCTTCATCTGGGGGCTACCTGCCTGGGCTCGTGGTGGGTGAGGGGCTCGGCCTCGCGGCGTCCCTGAACTTCGCGGGTACCTTGGCGTGCAGCGAGGCGTCGGCGGCGACGGCACGGCGGTAGGCTTCCTGCGCCTCGCCGTCCCGGCCCTTCCCCGCCAGCGCCTCGCCGAGCTGGAAATGGGCCGTGGAGGCTTGCGGATCGACGCTGACGGTCCGTTCCAGCAGCGTGATGGCCCGGTCGGGGTCGCTCGCCTTGACCAGCACGGCCTGGTTGAACAGGGCCGAGGTGAAGGAGGGGTCGGCCTTCAGCGCGGCGTCGTAGGCCCTGAGCGCCTCGGCGGGCCTGCCGCTCTGATGTGCGACGACGCCCACGTTGTACCAGGCGAGCTTGTTGTCCGGGTCCATCTCCAGGACCCGGCGGAAGGTGGCTTCGGCCCCGCCGAGGTCCTGGTGCCGCGCCTGCAGCAGGCCGGCCTGGAGCAGCGCTTCGGCGGTGAGTGCCGTGCGGGCGGCCGTCTCGGACGTGCCGTCCGCGGCGGTGGTTTCCGACGGGGTCATGACGGCCCACGTGGCCGTTCCGGCGGCGGCCACGGCCGCCGCGCCGACCCCCGTCCACAGTCGCCTACGTTTCACTTGGTCACATCTCATGGAGTCGGGGTGGTGATCCGGCGGGACATGCCGCTGAACCATTGCGATCGCCGCCAAAGTTACGAGGCAACCGGTATGTCGTCATTCGTGGTGGTGGCCCGGTCCGGGCACATCACCCGAACGGCACGCATCGTGCGCCGGACGGGCCGCGTCCGGGACCGAATTCCGTTGTATGAGCTGGTTATCCGGATCCGTGCTCGGTAACTCTCCCCGCCGGCCGGCCCGCTTTCGCCGCGTACGGCGACCGGGCCGGCGCTACAGCCAGTCCCGGCGTTTGAAGGCCAGGTACAGGCCGATGCACACCAGCGCCATCAGGGCGAGGGCGAAGGGGTAGCCGAAACGCCAGTCGAGTTCGGCCATGTGGTCGAAGTTCATGCCGTAGACGGTGCCGATGAGGGTGGGCGCGAAGAGGATGGCGGCCCAGCTGGAGATCTTCTTGATCTCGTTGTTCTGGGCGTGGCCGGCTTCGGCGAGCATCTTCATCTCCTCGTTCTGCGCCTGCGAGACGAGCGTCGCGTTGACGGTGAGGATGTCGCCGAGCGCCTGGCGGAAACCGTTGACCCGCTCGGCCACGGTGGTGGCGTGGTCCGCGACGTCCCGCAGGTAGCGCTGGAGCTCCTCGTCCGTGCCGTACTTCTGGAAGCCCGCCTGAAGCCCGTTCATGATCGTCAGCAGCGGCCGGGTGGCCCGCTGGAAGTCGACGACCTCGCGGGACAGCTCGTAGATCCGCCGGGAGACCCTGGGGTCGCCGCGGAAGACCTCGGTCTCGATCTCGTCGATGTCGTGCAGCAGGCCCGCGATCACCGGGGCGTAGCCGTCGACGACCGCGTCCAGGATGGCGTACAGCACCGCCTCGGGGCCGAGGGCCAGCAGCTCCGGGTCCGCCTCCAGCCGGCTGCGGACGACCGCCAGGTCCGGGGCCTGGCTGTGCCGCACGGTGAGGACGAACTCCGGGCCGACGAACACATGGATCTCGCCGAAGTCCACCTCCTCGACGTCGTCCAGGTAGCGGGCCGGGCGCAGTACGACGAACAGCGTCTTCCCGTACCGCTCCAGCTTGGGGCGCTGGTGGGCGACGATGGCGTCCTCGACGGCCAGTTCGTGCAGCCCGAACTGCCCGGCAGCCTCCCAGAGCTGGGCCGGGGAGGGCCGGAACAGCCCGATCCAGGCCATCGTGCCCGGTTCTCCGGGGAGCCTCTGGTAGATCTCCGCCAGCGACGCGGGCGTCTCCACCCGGCGCCCGTCGCGGTACAGCGCGGCGTCCACGAGGCTGCGTTCCAGCGGGGCCGGCTCCGGCGACTCGTGCTCCGCACGCGGATCCATCGACTGCTCGGGAGCGGGGTCGGCCGGCCGGGCGGGCCCGGCCCGTAGCGGCCATTTGCCCGCCCGCGCCGCGCGCGGACGCCTGTCGGACATCGCCTGCACCTCGTCTGGCGGAATTCGTTCGCTCGCCGCATATCCGGGTGATACGGCACCAACA
It encodes the following:
- a CDS encoding magnesium and cobalt transport protein CorA codes for the protein MSDRRPRAARAGKWPLRAGPARPADPAPEQSMDPRAEHESPEPAPLERSLVDAALYRDGRRVETPASLAEIYQRLPGEPGTMAWIGLFRPSPAQLWEAAGQFGLHELAVEDAIVAHQRPKLERYGKTLFVVLRPARYLDDVEEVDFGEIHVFVGPEFVLTVRHSQAPDLAVVRSRLEADPELLALGPEAVLYAILDAVVDGYAPVIAGLLHDIDEIETEVFRGDPRVSRRIYELSREVVDFQRATRPLLTIMNGLQAGFQKYGTDEELQRYLRDVADHATTVAERVNGFRQALGDILTVNATLVSQAQNEEMKMLAEAGHAQNNEIKKISSWAAILFAPTLIGTVYGMNFDHMAELDWRFGYPFALALMALVCIGLYLAFKRRDWL
- the rfbC gene encoding dTDP-4-dehydrorhamnose 3,5-epimerase, translating into MRPLGIEGAWVDTPRVFEDRRGRFHEWFREDRFRAVTGHTMPLGQANCSRSVRGTLRGVHYAAVPPGQAKYVTCVSGAVLDVVVDLRTGSPTFGTWEAVRLDDREHRAVYLSEGLGHAFMALDEDSTVVYLCSEPYAPEREFGIHPLDPELAVDWPRGLTPRLSDKDAAAPTLAEAERLGLLPCHGACAEYRRRLREAEPGSRGAAPAGAPAR
- the rfbD gene encoding dTDP-4-dehydrorhamnose reductase; the protein is MTTRWLVTGAGGMLGRDMLAELAADPEAKATGLTRGELDIADRVAVHAAAAGHHVVVNCAAWTDVDAAEHAEEAATAVNGTGVRHLARACAGSGSVLLHVSTDYVFSGDAGHPYPEGAPTAPVNAYGRSKLAGERAVAELLPGTGYTVRTAWLYGAHGRNFVRTMLELACRRQTLDVVADQHGQPTWSRALARQLAALGRAALTGRAPAGVYHGTAAGRTTWYGLAHETFRLSGLDPERIRPVGAAAFPRPAPRPAFGVLGHDGWSRAGVPSQLRWDDQLSTALGTPGFAELAAAARAVG
- a CDS encoding glycosyltransferase encodes the protein MKPNTTPRFSVFTPSHRPRFLDECLATLQGQSSSDWEWIVLLNNGARWRPERPDDRVRVEIADEVRGVGAAKRRACELARGEILVELDHDDLLARDCLAELGKAFDEHPEAVLAYSNTAQITEDGGRDDSRFNEVYGWQYQDVDVDGRRLLAATSMAPTPHNVSYIWYAPNHVRAFRRDAYDKAGGYDATRTVLDDQDLMCRLFQAGDFHHIDRCLYLQRIHSTNTQRDPEINARIQRETVALYDKYIEANALAWTQRRGLLALDLGAAHRKPPGYLGVDQYPGEAVDIVATLPDRLDLPDDSVGLMRAVDFLEHVPAKVPLINELYRLLAPGGMLLTMTPSSDGRGAYQDPTHVAFYNENSFWYYTDNQYRAFVPEIEARFQNSRLVTYFPTDWHSKNRISYVVANLIAMKDGAARCGGPLKV
- a CDS encoding tetratricopeptide repeat protein; this encodes MTPSETTAADGTSETAARTALTAEALLQAGLLQARHQDLGGAEATFRRVLEMDPDNKLAWYNVGVVAHQSGRPAEALRAYDAALKADPSFTSALFNQAVLVKASDPDRAITLLERTVSVDPQASTAHFQLGEALAGKGRDGEAQEAYRRAVAADASLHAKVPAKFRDAARPSPSPTTSPGR
- a CDS encoding STAS domain-containing protein, coding for MGVAESVAVHSDSRDHGPCGGPGRWNDPPAISYCRTIDRTLVIALRGAVDRENLYPLRLMLTVAVKSGYSRLVVDCDEITECDHELLELFLSWKRHDRNIVLVHPSGAVRDLIAAEISRRLFLCALSVRHALDLMGN
- the rfbB gene encoding dTDP-glucose 4,6-dehydratase encodes the protein MRTLVTGGAGFIGSEYVRRLLDADPTARITVLDSLAYSGVEANLAQVARHPGYRFVRGDICDPDTVDQVTAGHDAVVHFAAESHVDRSIEGAGPFVRTNVVGTQVLLDAALRHRVGRFLHVSTDEVYGSISEGSWTETSPLAPNSPYSASKSAADLLVLAYHRTHGLDAVVTRCTNNYGPHQFPEKVVPLFITRLIEGRSIPLYGDGRNIRDWLHVSDHCRGIELALRGGKAGEVYHIGGGTEVSNHKLTGLLLDAVGADWDRVEYVADRKGHDLRYSLDDSKIREQLGYAPLVPFAEGLAATVAWYRGNRSWWEPLRARAELR
- a CDS encoding collagen-like domain-containing protein, giving the protein MKTVTMVSAGTLAVVLNFVPSTAAVADAIERSGTEHSLGLPGPNGTVTAEADRDRGPRGKQGKRGPQGPQGPQGEQGDTGPQGPQGEQGEQGDTGPQGPQGEQGDQGDTGPQGPQGEQGDQGETGPQGPQGDQGDQGETGPQGPQGDSGIFGAYVRVGEPAPISVVECDPGDIATGGGFEVPEGVPDVVDAQSSVPIGDPPFGWQVVAQDPVGGNVITAYVVCADTTP
- the rfbA gene encoding glucose-1-phosphate thymidylyltransferase RfbA, which codes for MRGILLAGGTGSRLWPLTLSVSKQLLPVFDKPMIYYPLSTLVMAGVSEILVITAPGDREQFRRLLGDGSPLGLRIDYATQDAPEGIAQAFLLGAEFIEGEPVALILGDNIFHGSGLGTRLAHGGAPRGGRVFAYQVANPSAYGVVEFDEHGRALSIEEKPARPRSRYAVPGLYFYDNRVVDIARGLRPSSRGELEITDVNREYLEAGELRVTELDRGTAWLDTGTFASMVQASEFVRVIEERQGLKVGCVEEAVWRAGLIDDDQLRALARPLLRSGYGRYLLELLDGTRCSVVNQPGGGPRGREPLLPEPAAV